Proteins encoded in a region of the Mesoflavibacter profundi genome:
- the sufD gene encoding Fe-S cluster assembly protein SufD — protein MSLKEKLISSFMAFENQVDVDTKIHDIRTEAIKAFEDQGFPTKKDEAWKYTSLKSILKHDYSVFPKQENALDYKDVKQYFIHDIDTYKIVFIDGKYSSHLSQTTHEEIDVCLMSAALTKPKYQLVIENYFNKVAQKDGISSLNTAFSKEGAYIYIPKNKVVNKPIQIVHFSTGNESSLMLQPRNLIVVEENSHVQIIERHQSLTDNPVFTNSVTEIFANKRAIVDYYKIQNDNANASLIDNTFVEQKQESHASVHTFSFGGKLTRNNLNFYQNGERIDSTLKGVTILAEKQHVDHNTLVHHIEPNCESHQDYKGIFDDNATGVFNGKVIVEKEAQKTNAFQANNNILVSDKATINTKPQLEIFADDVKCSHGCTIGQLDESAMFYLRSRGIPEKEARGLLMFAFSNNVLSSVKIPELKQRITKLIALKLGVNIGFDL, from the coding sequence ATGAGTTTAAAAGAAAAATTAATTTCATCTTTCATGGCTTTCGAAAATCAAGTGGATGTAGACACAAAAATTCACGATATTCGAACAGAAGCTATTAAAGCTTTTGAAGATCAAGGATTTCCTACCAAAAAAGATGAAGCTTGGAAATATACCTCGTTAAAAAGTATCTTAAAACACGATTATAGCGTATTTCCTAAACAAGAAAACGCATTAGATTACAAAGATGTTAAGCAATATTTTATCCATGATATAGATACCTATAAAATTGTATTTATCGATGGTAAATATTCCTCACATCTATCTCAAACAACACATGAAGAAATAGATGTTTGTTTGATGTCTGCAGCATTAACTAAACCTAAATACCAATTAGTTATAGAAAACTACTTTAATAAAGTAGCACAAAAAGACGGTATTTCATCATTAAACACTGCGTTTTCTAAAGAAGGTGCTTACATCTATATTCCAAAAAACAAGGTAGTAAATAAGCCTATACAAATAGTACATTTTTCTACAGGAAACGAATCTTCTTTAATGTTACAACCGCGTAACTTAATAGTTGTTGAAGAAAATAGTCATGTACAAATTATAGAAAGACATCAATCTTTAACAGATAATCCAGTATTTACTAATAGTGTTACAGAGATTTTTGCAAATAAACGTGCTATTGTAGATTACTACAAAATCCAAAACGATAATGCTAATGCATCGTTAATAGACAATACGTTTGTAGAACAAAAACAAGAAAGTCACGCTTCAGTTCATACTTTTAGTTTTGGTGGTAAATTAACTAGAAACAATCTTAACTTTTACCAAAACGGAGAGCGCATAGATTCGACTTTAAAAGGTGTAACTATACTTGCAGAAAAACAGCATGTAGATCACAATACATTAGTACATCATATAGAGCCTAATTGTGAAAGTCACCAAGATTACAAAGGTATTTTTGACGATAACGCAACTGGTGTCTTTAATGGTAAAGTAATAGTTGAAAAAGAAGCGCAAAAAACAAATGCATTTCAAGCAAACAATAATATTTTAGTAAGCGACAAAGCTACAATTAACACAAAACCACAATTAGAGATTTTTGCAGACGATGTAAAATGCTCTCATGGTTGTACGATTGGACAATTAGACGAAAGCGCTATGTTTTATTTACGTTCTCGTGGTATTCCAGAAAAGGAAGCCAGAGGATTATTAATGTTTGCATTTAGCAACAATGTACTAAGCTCGGTAAAAATACCAGAACTTAAACAACGAATTACAAAACTTATTGCACTTAAATTAGGTGTCAATATAGGATTTGATTTATAA
- a CDS encoding aminotransferase class V-fold PLP-dependent enzyme has protein sequence MLDINKIREDFPILKRQVNGKPLVYFDNAATSQTPQQVIDVIVDYYSNYNANIHRGVHALSQEATDKYEAARKTIQNHFNAKHAYEIIFTSGTTDSINLIANGFASLLNEKDELIVSALEHHSNIVPWQMLCEKTGATLKVIPMTLEGELDLEAYSNLLSKNTKLVFVNHISNALGTINPIETIIDKAHQVGAAVLIDGAQACPHIKPDVQALDVDFYVTSAHKICGPTGVGMLYGKEEWLKKLPPYQGGGEMIDQVTFEKTTYAGLPHKFEAGTPNICGGIAFGAALDYMNAIGFDNIANYEHELLEYGTRKLLEIEGLKIYGTSKNKTSVISFNLEGIHPYDVGTLLDKMGIAVRTGHHCTQPIMDFYKIPGTVRASFSFYNTKEEIDKLVEGVKKAKLMLS, from the coding sequence ATGTTAGATATAAATAAAATTAGAGAAGATTTTCCAATACTTAAAAGGCAAGTAAACGGTAAACCTTTAGTGTATTTTGATAATGCTGCAACGTCGCAAACACCACAACAAGTCATAGATGTAATAGTAGATTATTATTCTAATTATAATGCAAATATACATCGTGGTGTACATGCTTTAAGTCAGGAAGCGACAGATAAATATGAAGCTGCTCGTAAGACCATTCAAAATCATTTTAATGCTAAGCATGCTTACGAGATTATTTTTACTTCTGGGACTACAGATAGTATAAATTTAATTGCAAATGGCTTTGCTTCACTTTTAAATGAAAAAGATGAACTTATCGTCTCTGCATTAGAACATCATAGCAACATCGTTCCTTGGCAAATGCTTTGCGAAAAAACAGGAGCTACGCTTAAAGTGATACCTATGACTTTAGAAGGAGAATTAGATTTGGAAGCCTATTCTAATCTACTTTCTAAAAACACTAAACTAGTCTTTGTTAATCATATTTCTAACGCATTAGGTACCATTAATCCAATTGAAACAATTATTGATAAGGCACATCAAGTTGGCGCTGCTGTTTTAATAGATGGTGCACAAGCTTGTCCACACATAAAACCAGATGTACAAGCATTAGATGTAGATTTTTACGTAACATCTGCTCATAAAATATGTGGTCCAACAGGCGTTGGAATGCTTTATGGTAAAGAAGAATGGTTAAAAAAACTACCACCTTATCAAGGTGGCGGAGAAATGATTGACCAAGTTACTTTTGAAAAAACCACGTACGCAGGTTTACCTCATAAATTTGAAGCAGGTACACCAAATATTTGTGGCGGAATTGCTTTTGGAGCTGCTTTAGACTATATGAATGCTATTGGCTTTGATAATATTGCTAATTATGAGCATGAACTTTTAGAATATGGCACTAGAAAACTTCTAGAAATTGAAGGCTTAAAAATCTACGGAACGTCTAAAAACAAAACATCGGTAATATCTTTCAATTTAGAAGGTATACATCCTTACGATGTTGGTACATTATTAGATAAAATGGGAATTGCTGTACGTACTGGTCATCATTGTACGCAACCAATTATGGATTTTTATAAGATTCCGGGAACTGTAAGAGCATCGTTTTCGTTTTACAATACTAAAGAAGAAATTGATAAACTTGTAGAAGGCGTTAAAAAAGCAAAACTAATGTTAAGCTAA
- a CDS encoding SufE family protein, producing MPSIKEIQDEIIDEFSMFEDWEERYQYMIDLGKTLPLIDEQFKTEDHIIKGCQSKVWVHAQMEDDKVTFTADSDAIITKGIIAILIRVFSNQHPKDIIDSDTDFIDKIGLKEHLSPTRANGLVSMIKQIKMYAIAYQTQLK from the coding sequence ATGCCAAGTATAAAAGAAATTCAAGACGAAATAATAGATGAGTTTTCAATGTTTGAAGATTGGGAAGAGCGTTACCAATATATGATTGATCTTGGTAAAACCTTACCATTAATTGACGAGCAATTTAAAACAGAAGACCATATAATTAAAGGTTGTCAAAGTAAAGTTTGGGTACATGCTCAAATGGAAGACGATAAAGTAACCTTTACTGCAGATAGCGATGCAATTATTACCAAAGGAATAATAGCTATTTTAATTCGTGTATTTTCAAATCAACATCCAAAAGATATTATCGACTCTGATACCGATTTTATAGATAAAATTGGATTAAAAGAGCATTTATCACCAACAAGAGCAAATGGATTAGTAAGTATGATTAAACAAATTAAAATGTATGCGATTGCTTACCAAACACAATTAAAATAA
- a CDS encoding DUF59 domain-containing protein: MSTIDTAELGEKIVKVLKTIYDPEIPVDIYELGLIYDVLVNEDYEVKILMTLTTPNCPVAETLPLEVEEKVKSLNDIKDAEVEITFDPPWSQDLMSEEAKLELGML, from the coding sequence ATGAGCACAATAGATACAGCAGAATTAGGAGAAAAAATAGTTAAGGTTTTAAAAACAATTTACGACCCAGAAATACCAGTAGATATTTACGAATTAGGATTAATTTACGACGTATTAGTAAACGAAGACTACGAAGTAAAAATCCTAATGACCTTAACTACACCAAACTGTCCAGTTGCAGAAACTTTACCTCTTGAAGTAGAAGAAAAAGTAAAATCTCTTAACGATATTAAAGATGCAGAAGTAGAGATTACTTTTGATCCACCATGGTCACAAGACTTAATGAGTGAAGAAGCTAAATTAGAATTAGGAATGCTATAA
- a CDS encoding DUF2480 family protein codes for MSDQIINRVANSKLQVIDLEDFYPPGKRITFDIKDWLYEGLVLREKDFRANIKAYDWSQHKNQYVAITCSTDAIIPDWAFMLLVVNLEPFVEKCHIGTLEDLETSIYQDKINQIDATIYQDKPVIIKGCSNKPVPINAYTMLTSKLKKHAKSIMYGEACSSVPLFKR; via the coding sequence ATGTCAGACCAAATTATTAATCGCGTAGCCAATAGCAAACTGCAAGTAATAGATCTAGAAGACTTCTATCCACCTGGTAAGCGTATTACTTTTGATATTAAAGATTGGCTTTACGAAGGGTTAGTTCTTAGAGAAAAAGATTTTAGAGCAAATATAAAAGCATACGATTGGTCACAACACAAAAACCAGTATGTAGCTATAACATGTAGTACAGATGCTATAATTCCTGATTGGGCATTTATGTTGTTGGTCGTTAATTTAGAACCTTTTGTCGAAAAGTGCCATATTGGAACTTTAGAGGATTTAGAAACCTCAATCTACCAAGACAAAATCAACCAAATAGACGCAACAATTTACCAAGATAAGCCAGTAATTATAAAAGGCTGCAGTAACAAGCCAGTGCCTATAAACGCTTACACAATGCTTACTTCTAAGCTTAAAAAACACGCAAAATCTATCATGTACGGAGAAGCGTGTTCTTCAGTACCATTATTTAAGCGTTAA
- a CDS encoding DUF3078 domain-containing protein has translation MKKVLLIGAFVFGIFTVNAQTKEELQAQKAEKQAQADKFQSEANAIQAQIDALPGWRVGAFGTIGGSISEFNNWYAQGAPNNASGNIGFTVNGFANLIEEKFFWRNNLNVNLGWVKLDNKDIDTDSSKFQENTDVFNVTSLYGRKISDKWAVSGLGEYRTTLLNNFNNPGYLDLGVGATWTPIENLVVVIHPLNYNFVFADEGTVFESSLGAKFVADYTRQIGKINFKSNFSGFASYKSSDYSNWTWINSFGYTLWKKIGVGFDFGLRSNKQEAAAFQGVSLDNADNELQSYWLFGLNYKL, from the coding sequence ATGAAAAAAGTATTACTTATCGGAGCATTTGTATTTGGAATATTTACAGTAAACGCTCAAACAAAAGAAGAATTACAAGCTCAAAAAGCTGAAAAACAAGCACAAGCAGATAAATTTCAATCAGAAGCTAACGCTATCCAAGCTCAAATAGATGCGTTACCAGGTTGGAGAGTTGGTGCTTTTGGTACTATTGGTGGAAGCATCTCAGAATTTAATAATTGGTATGCACAAGGTGCACCAAATAATGCATCTGGTAACATTGGTTTTACAGTAAACGGTTTTGCTAATTTAATAGAAGAGAAATTTTTCTGGCGTAATAACCTAAACGTAAACTTAGGTTGGGTAAAATTAGACAATAAAGATATTGATACAGATAGCAGTAAATTTCAAGAAAACACAGATGTTTTTAATGTTACTTCGCTTTATGGTAGAAAAATAAGCGACAAATGGGCTGTATCTGGATTAGGAGAATACAGAACAACATTATTAAACAACTTTAATAATCCAGGTTATTTAGATCTTGGTGTTGGTGCAACTTGGACTCCAATAGAAAATTTAGTAGTTGTGATTCACCCATTAAACTACAACTTTGTATTTGCAGATGAAGGTACTGTTTTTGAATCTTCTTTAGGTGCAAAATTTGTTGCAGATTATACAAGACAAATTGGTAAAATAAACTTTAAATCTAACTTTTCTGGTTTTGCTAGTTACAAAAGTAGTGACTACTCTAACTGGACTTGGATTAACAGTTTTGGTTACACATTATGGAAAAAAATCGGAGTTGGTTTTGACTTTGGTTTAAGAAGCAACAAACAAGAAGCTGCTGCTTTCCAAGGTGTAAGTTTAGATAACGCAGATAACGAATTACAATCTTATTGGTTATTTGGTTTAAACTACAAACTATAA
- the hflX gene encoding GTPase HflX — MLEKKDIELESAVLIGVVTKDQDEAQSKEYLDELEFLTYTAGGEVKKRFTQKMEMPNPKTFIGTGKMEQVRQFIEDNEIGTAIFDDELSAAQERNISKILGVKVLDRTNLILDIFAQRAQTSYARTQVELAQCEYLLPRLKGMWTHLERQKGGIGMRGPGETEIETDRRIVRDKIALLKAKIKTIDKQMAVQRGNRGKMVRVALVGYTNVGKSTLMNTISKSEVFAENKLFATLDTTVRKVVIQNLPFLLTDTVGFIRKLPTQLVESFKSTLDEVREADLLLHVVDISHPNFEEHIASVNKILDEIDSADKPTIMVFNKIDAYKAEPFDETDLTAERTSDHYSLNEWKRTWMNRVGENNALFISALNKRNLEEFKKRVYDEVREIHVTRFPYNHFLYPDYDYENLGEEE, encoded by the coding sequence ATGCTAGAGAAAAAAGACATAGAATTAGAAAGTGCAGTATTAATTGGTGTAGTAACCAAAGATCAAGACGAAGCTCAATCTAAAGAATATTTAGATGAGTTGGAGTTTTTAACCTATACTGCTGGTGGAGAAGTAAAAAAACGATTTACTCAAAAAATGGAAATGCCCAATCCAAAGACCTTTATTGGAACAGGTAAAATGGAACAGGTTAGACAGTTTATAGAAGATAATGAAATTGGTACCGCTATTTTTGATGACGAACTTAGCGCTGCGCAAGAACGCAATATTAGTAAGATTTTAGGCGTGAAAGTATTAGATCGTACCAACTTAATCTTAGATATTTTTGCACAACGTGCGCAAACCAGTTATGCACGTACGCAGGTAGAATTAGCGCAATGCGAATACTTGTTACCAAGACTTAAAGGAATGTGGACGCACCTTGAACGTCAAAAAGGAGGTATTGGAATGCGTGGACCAGGAGAAACCGAGATTGAAACCGATAGACGTATTGTACGTGATAAAATTGCGCTTCTAAAAGCAAAAATTAAAACCATAGACAAGCAAATGGCAGTTCAACGCGGTAATCGTGGTAAAATGGTACGTGTTGCTTTAGTTGGTTATACTAACGTTGGTAAATCTACTTTGATGAATACTATTAGTAAGTCTGAAGTTTTTGCTGAAAACAAACTATTTGCAACTTTAGATACTACGGTTAGAAAGGTTGTGATTCAAAATTTACCGTTTTTGCTTACCGATACCGTTGGTTTTATCCGTAAGCTACCAACGCAATTGGTAGAAAGTTTTAAAAGTACGTTAGATGAAGTACGTGAAGCAGATTTATTACTTCATGTTGTAGATATTTCGCATCCAAATTTTGAAGAACATATTGCATCGGTTAACAAGATTTTAGACGAAATTGATAGTGCAGATAAGCCAACAATCATGGTGTTTAATAAAATTGATGCTTATAAAGCAGAGCCATTTGATGAAACCGATTTAACTGCAGAACGTACATCTGACCATTATTCTTTAAATGAATGGAAACGTACTTGGATGAATCGCGTAGGAGAGAACAATGCTCTATTTATATCGGCATTAAATAAAAGGAATTTAGAAGAATTTAAAAAGCGTGTTTACGATGAGGTTAGAGAAATACACGTTACTCGTTTTCCTTATAATCACTTCTTGTATCCAGATTACGATTATGAAAATTTAGGAGAAGAAGAGTAA
- a CDS encoding endonuclease/exonuclease/phosphatase family protein, which yields MKFNIFKSKTNKQTVAFYNIENLFDIYNDDFTRDDDYIPTSEKRWTVKRYKNKLRKIGYAISNIGRKETNSHPAIIGLAEVENEAVIKDLITSKHLKEYNYSFVHYDSQDERGIDVAFLYDSKKFEVTHSEIFTFTLTDEVGLPDYTRDILLVSGLFLDEKIHFIVNHWPSRRSGDVATEHKRITASNQVQSIINQLNTTYNNPKIVVMGDFNDDPFSNSIKQLVNNIGLFNPMDTLLSIDRGTTCHNFEWNLFDQIIITHNFFERKAKTLRFVKADIYDADFLKQYDGKYKGLPYRTYVGKSYKGGYSDHFPVYMILNKK from the coding sequence TTGAAGTTTAATATATTTAAATCTAAAACCAATAAACAAACTGTTGCTTTTTATAATATCGAAAACCTTTTTGATATTTATAATGACGATTTTACTCGCGATGATGATTATATTCCAACATCTGAAAAACGTTGGACTGTAAAAAGATATAAGAATAAATTACGTAAAATAGGCTATGCTATTTCTAATATTGGAAGAAAAGAAACCAACAGTCATCCAGCAATTATAGGCTTAGCCGAAGTAGAAAACGAAGCAGTTATTAAAGATCTTATTACTTCAAAACATTTAAAAGAATATAATTATAGCTTCGTACATTACGATAGTCAAGATGAACGAGGAATTGATGTGGCGTTTTTATACGATTCTAAAAAATTTGAAGTCACACATTCAGAAATTTTCACCTTTACTTTAACTGATGAAGTTGGTTTACCCGATTACACCAGAGATATTTTATTAGTTTCTGGTTTATTTTTAGATGAAAAAATTCATTTTATAGTTAACCATTGGCCTTCTAGAAGAAGTGGCGATGTTGCAACAGAACATAAACGAATAACAGCTTCTAACCAAGTACAGTCCATAATTAATCAATTAAATACCACATATAATAATCCTAAAATTGTGGTTATGGGAGATTTTAACGACGATCCTTTTAGTAACAGCATCAAACAGCTAGTAAACAATATTGGCTTATTTAATCCTATGGATACCTTATTATCTATAGATCGTGGTACGACTTGCCATAATTTTGAATGGAATTTATTTGACCAAATAATTATAACTCATAATTTTTTTGAACGAAAAGCTAAAACTTTACGTTTTGTCAAAGCAGATATTTACGACGCCGATTTTTTAAAACAATATGATGGAAAATATAAAGGTTTACCCTATCGTACTTATGTTGGTAAATCTTATAAAGGTGGATATAGCGACCATTTTCCTGTGTATATGATTTTAAACAAAAAATAA
- a CDS encoding transcriptional regulator — protein MKFKTIISILFAFTINIVQAQYTPYFENYSLSKYNAGNQNWGISVATNGKVYVANNKGLLVFNGLNWKLHTLPNKTTIRSVLAVKDRIYTGSYEEFGYWKFNSKGELLYTSLTSENTKFSASEEFWQILNLDQKIIFRSFQNVYILEDETITRIRPQSTVITCNIIKDQLYISTLNSGVYKLLKSKQLIPVINDNELKNTKIVSVSAYKDKLLITTALKGCFFYDNEKLTPANFNINDDLKRYQLNSFSALNNGNLVFGTIKNGVFITNNSGQLLYNLNKENGLANNTILNTIVSQDTNIWLCLDNGLSKIDLSNNISYYNDVTGKLGAVYDVLTHQNTIYIGSNTGLYYLDNDNKLNFIDGTQGQVWDLKIIDNQLFCGHNDGTFIIDGTSASLISNYTGGWTIKKVPEKNIYIQGTYAGLVKFSKNNSNWTSSHLGKTTDPIRFLEFEDKQNIWAANAYKGLSKIKLNTNLDSIVTVNNYINKGLQSDYNIKVYKIKNNICFKTNNGWKKYEPLQDSIVSYKFLNSKIGENSDLISATNLNDLFFKNETGIIKLDQQNNIRQILTRNYYDNRVIVGYENISKLNDSTYALNLNDGFLLFNANKLLNNYTPKVPTIEQIKVNNVKVNLDSSMVQIPNNGKVHINIASPLSKNHYFEYSLDTDNNKWEKVDNETLILSNLKNGDFYVAFRTTNKAGESSKPNLLKLHVLPPWYKSSTGFLLYLLAALMLTMLFYLLHKRKIKKEQRILQIQHKKEQQQILKEKNIENERKLVELKNEALENEIKLKSKQLANTAIALVKKNEALLEIKKDLQVNEGQFSNKLINKRLQKKIDQTIGNKDQWEIFEYNFNQVHEKFFNQLKDKHPKLSHKDLKLSAYIKMNLTTKEIAPLMNISTRGVETHRYRLKQRLDLSKEDSLTDYLNSFN, from the coding sequence ATGAAATTTAAAACCATAATATCAATCCTATTTGCTTTTACAATTAACATTGTACAAGCACAGTATACGCCTTATTTTGAAAACTATTCTTTATCAAAATACAATGCTGGAAATCAAAATTGGGGAATTTCAGTTGCTACTAACGGTAAAGTTTATGTCGCAAATAATAAAGGATTACTGGTATTTAATGGTTTAAATTGGAAATTACACACGTTACCTAATAAAACTACAATTAGATCTGTCTTAGCTGTTAAAGATAGAATCTATACAGGTTCTTATGAAGAATTTGGATATTGGAAATTCAATTCTAAAGGCGAACTTTTATACACGTCTCTAACTTCAGAAAACACAAAGTTTTCTGCTAGTGAAGAGTTTTGGCAAATTCTTAATCTTGATCAAAAGATAATCTTTAGGTCTTTTCAAAATGTATATATTTTAGAAGATGAAACCATTACAAGAATACGTCCTCAATCTACCGTAATAACTTGTAATATTATTAAAGATCAACTTTATATATCTACACTTAATAGCGGAGTTTATAAATTATTAAAATCAAAACAGTTAATACCAGTTATTAATGATAATGAGTTAAAAAACACAAAGATAGTATCAGTTTCAGCTTATAAAGACAAACTACTAATTACTACTGCTTTAAAAGGTTGTTTTTTTTATGATAATGAAAAACTAACACCAGCTAATTTTAATATTAATGATGATTTAAAAAGATATCAGCTTAATAGTTTTTCAGCTTTAAACAATGGTAACTTAGTTTTTGGTACCATAAAAAATGGTGTGTTTATAACCAATAATTCTGGACAATTATTATATAACTTAAATAAAGAAAATGGATTGGCTAACAACACTATTTTAAACACAATAGTAAGTCAAGACACTAATATTTGGTTGTGCTTAGATAATGGGTTATCAAAAATAGATTTAAGTAATAATATTTCTTATTACAATGATGTAACAGGAAAATTAGGTGCTGTATACGATGTACTAACTCATCAAAATACGATTTACATTGGCAGTAATACCGGATTGTATTATTTGGATAATGACAATAAATTAAACTTTATAGATGGTACGCAAGGACAAGTTTGGGATTTAAAAATAATTGACAATCAATTATTTTGTGGTCATAACGATGGTACATTTATTATCGATGGTACATCTGCTTCACTAATTTCAAATTATACTGGTGGATGGACTATAAAAAAAGTCCCAGAAAAAAATATTTACATACAAGGTACATATGCTGGATTAGTAAAATTTTCTAAAAACAACTCCAACTGGACGTCAAGTCACTTAGGAAAAACTACAGATCCAATACGGTTTTTAGAGTTTGAAGACAAACAAAACATTTGGGCTGCAAATGCCTATAAAGGGTTAAGTAAAATTAAACTTAATACAAATTTAGACTCTATTGTTACGGTTAATAATTATATAAACAAAGGATTACAAAGCGATTATAACATTAAAGTTTATAAAATAAAAAACAACATTTGCTTTAAGACTAATAACGGATGGAAAAAATACGAACCCTTACAAGATAGTATTGTTTCTTATAAATTTTTAAACTCAAAAATTGGGGAAAACTCAGATTTAATTTCTGCAACCAACCTTAACGATCTATTTTTTAAAAATGAAACAGGAATTATAAAACTAGATCAGCAAAACAACATTAGGCAAATATTAACTAGAAACTATTACGACAATCGTGTAATTGTAGGTTATGAAAATATTTCAAAACTTAATGATAGTACTTACGCATTAAACCTAAACGATGGGTTTTTACTATTTAACGCTAATAAATTATTAAATAACTATACACCAAAAGTTCCAACAATAGAGCAAATTAAAGTTAACAACGTAAAAGTTAATTTAGACTCTAGCATGGTACAAATACCTAATAATGGTAAAGTACATATTAATATTGCATCGCCGTTATCTAAGAATCACTATTTTGAGTATAGCTTAGATACAGATAATAACAAATGGGAAAAGGTAGATAATGAGACGTTAATATTATCAAACCTTAAAAACGGTGATTTTTATGTTGCATTTAGAACAACAAATAAAGCTGGAGAATCCTCTAAACCCAACCTATTAAAATTACATGTTTTACCACCTTGGTATAAATCTAGTACTGGATTTTTATTGTATTTGTTAGCTGCGTTAATGCTAACCATGCTATTTTACTTACTACATAAAAGAAAAATAAAAAAAGAACAACGCATACTACAAATACAACATAAAAAAGAACAACAGCAAATACTAAAAGAAAAAAACATTGAAAATGAACGAAAACTTGTAGAACTTAAAAATGAAGCTTTAGAAAACGAAATCAAACTTAAGAGCAAACAATTAGCAAACACTGCTATCGCGTTAGTAAAGAAAAACGAAGCTTTATTAGAAATTAAAAAAGATTTACAAGTAAACGAAGGACAGTTTAGCAACAAATTAATCAATAAAAGACTGCAAAAAAAGATAGATCAAACCATAGGCAACAAAGACCAATGGGAAATATTTGAATACAATTTTAATCAAGTTCATGAAAAGTTTTTTAACCAATTAAAAGACAAACATCCTAAACTATCACATAAAGATTTAAAGCTTTCTGCCTACATCA